The following coding sequences lie in one Actinomycetota bacterium genomic window:
- a CDS encoding ATP-binding protein has product MNLIQVLKARARMKYIERTAYLNRLKGLLNTPDIKIITGIRRSGKSELMRAFIDFILDKDSKANVIYVDFFDLKYDELKNYKALHDHIEGLHKPNVCNYVFIDEVQLCSNFELAVNSLHNSKKYDIYLTGSNAFLLSSDLTTLFTGRFIEIPIFPFSFHEFCIYFSEETDRKKLFDSYVLMGGLAGSYEYTSNRDRIAYVNDVYKTIVNRDLVDKYRLPYTSILEHLTEFMMDNISNLTSPNKISEKLNAGSLSTNHVTIGKYIDHLCDAFMFYKVKRYDIKGKRYLETLDKYYLCDLGIRYAILGQRNMDYGRAYENLVAVELMRRGYEVYVGKLYQKEVDFIALKQSEKLYIQVSDNITERSTLEREVMPLLQIKDAYPKLLIANTGHPEYLYEGIRIADISNWLLNIKEHE; this is encoded by the coding sequence ATGAATTTAATTCAAGTTTTGAAAGCGAGAGCCCGGATGAAATATATAGAACGAACAGCCTATTTAAATAGGCTGAAAGGCCTTCTAAATACTCCGGATATAAAGATAATTACGGGAATCAGGCGTTCCGGAAAATCAGAATTAATGCGAGCATTTATTGACTTTATACTTGATAAAGATAGCAAAGCCAATGTCATTTATGTAGACTTTTTTGATTTAAAATATGATGAATTGAAAAATTACAAGGCACTTCATGATCATATAGAAGGACTGCATAAGCCTAACGTATGTAATTATGTTTTTATTGATGAGGTTCAGCTTTGTTCAAATTTCGAATTGGCGGTAAACAGTCTGCACAATAGCAAAAAATATGATATCTATCTGACGGGCTCCAATGCCTTTTTGCTGAGTTCAGACTTGACAACTTTATTCACGGGCAGATTTATTGAAATACCTATTTTCCCTTTCAGTTTTCATGAATTCTGCATATATTTTTCAGAAGAAACCGACAGAAAGAAACTTTTTGATAGCTATGTTTTGATGGGAGGGCTTGCCGGATCGTATGAATACACCTCAAACCGAGACAGAATAGCTTATGTAAATGATGTTTATAAAACGATTGTAAACAGGGACTTGGTAGATAAGTATCGCCTCCCCTATACTTCGATATTGGAGCATCTGACAGAATTCATGATGGACAATATTTCAAATTTAACATCACCCAATAAAATCAGTGAAAAACTGAACGCCGGTTCGCTATCTACCAATCACGTTACAATTGGAAAATATATTGACCATCTCTGTGATGCCTTCATGTTTTACAAAGTAAAGCGTTATGATATCAAAGGTAAGAGATATCTGGAAACACTTGATAAATACTATCTTTGCGACTTGGGTATCCGTTATGCGATATTAGGGCAAAGGAACATGGATTATGGTAGAGCATATGAGAATTTGGTTGCTGTAGAACTTATGCGCAGAGGGTATGAGGTATATGTCGGGAAATTATATCAAAAAGAAGTTGACTTTATTGCGTTAAAACAGAGTGAAAAGCTATATATTCAGGTTTCTGATAATATAACGGAGCGCTCAACTTTGGAACGCGAAGTTATGCCTCTTCTGCAAATAAAGGATGCATATCCTAAACTTCTTATAGCAAATACAGGTCATCCGGAATATCTGTACGAAGGAATCAGGATTGCAGATATCTCAAATTGGTTATTGAATATAAAAGAACATGAATAA
- a CDS encoding ATP-binding protein — MINYMPRIMDELLRRELESFGAVLLAGPKWCGKTTTAKQIARSVLNLHSPDQQETYLQLADIKPSLLLDGEHPRLIDEWQMAPQLWDAIRHDVDVKSTEGLYILTGSTSVDETKIKHSGAGRISRLKMYTMSLYESQDSNGTVSLSDLLENSTNVAAKSDLMIEDYARLIVRGGWPSTIGKSNAVVQRQIAGYCDAIVKSDMSTIDGVSRDERKVSSLLRSYSRHTATQAPKTTIQKDILQNNEMMHINTLDSYINALNHLFVIDDVPAWSPWLRSKTSIRTADTRHFIDPAIAAYFLQAYPQTLLGDINTFGLLFESLVVRDLRVYAQANYGHVSHYRDSSGLEADIIIHLSDGRWAAVEVKLGSKQVDAGAANLLALKEKIDSSRTPEPSLLMIITGTEYAYTRSDGVVVVPLGCLKP; from the coding sequence CGGCAAAACAAATAGCTAGAAGTGTATTAAATTTGCATTCTCCCGATCAACAGGAGACTTACTTGCAACTGGCAGATATAAAGCCATCTCTGCTGTTGGATGGGGAGCATCCCAGACTTATAGACGAATGGCAAATGGCCCCGCAGCTTTGGGATGCCATACGACACGATGTGGATGTAAAAAGCACCGAAGGACTTTATATTCTTACCGGCTCTACATCTGTGGATGAAACCAAAATAAAGCACTCGGGCGCAGGGCGAATTTCAAGATTAAAAATGTACACAATGAGTCTCTATGAGTCGCAAGACTCCAATGGCACGGTTAGTCTTTCAGATTTGCTTGAAAATTCGACTAATGTGGCGGCGAAATCTGACTTAATGATAGAGGACTATGCGCGCCTCATCGTCCGTGGAGGATGGCCGAGCACTATTGGCAAAAGCAATGCAGTCGTACAACGTCAGATTGCCGGATATTGTGATGCTATTGTAAAGTCAGATATGTCAACCATAGACGGTGTTTCTCGGGACGAACGCAAGGTAAGTTCGTTACTTCGTTCGTATTCCAGACATACTGCCACCCAAGCGCCGAAAACTACAATACAAAAAGATATTTTGCAGAACAACGAAATGATGCATATCAACACCTTGGATTCATATATCAATGCGCTCAACCACTTGTTCGTAATCGATGATGTGCCTGCCTGGAGCCCGTGGCTTAGATCGAAAACATCAATTCGCACCGCAGACACTCGTCACTTTATAGATCCGGCAATCGCTGCATATTTCCTGCAGGCCTACCCACAAACCTTGCTCGGCGATATAAATACCTTCGGTCTGCTTTTCGAATCTCTTGTCGTTCGCGACCTGCGCGTCTATGCCCAGGCTAACTATGGCCATGTTTCCCATTATCGAGACAGTAGTGGACTTGAAGCGGATATTATAATCCATTTATCGGATGGACGGTGGGCAGCGGTGGAAGTAAAACTAGGAAGCAAGCAGGTGGATGCAGGAGCCGCAAATCTCCTTGCCTTAAAAGAAAAAATCGATTCGAGCAGAACCCCTGAGCCCTCTCTACTCATGATAATTACCGGAACAGAATATGCCTATACGAGAAGTGACGGAGTTGTAGTTGTGCCACTGGGATGCTTGAAGCCGTAG
- a CDS encoding dihydrodipicolinate synthase family protein has protein sequence MRSKSRTGKDKLSGVFAPIITPFEAEEIVYTELEKNILKYNLTALKGYMPLGSNGEYRGLTDEESLKILDIVQKRRAEDKTIVAGCGRESAKSTVDFIKKAAAVGLDFAFILTPHYFVKNMSDEALFKYFSFIAEASPIPIVIYNAPKFAFNLLISAELMSRLAVHPNIIAMKNSSFHPTADYKKHIPEGTDFYLLAGNVKTFYCGLQSGAIGAVLSTASYLPEYCCRLYQLYVEKKYDEAEDLSNFLIDLSENTVGRLAVPGVKFGMDYRGFFGGSPRLPLLPISPEERKHVADYFKSHGITKFK, from the coding sequence ATGAGAAGCAAGTCCCGGACCGGTAAAGATAAATTGTCAGGTGTTTTTGCACCTATCATAACTCCTTTTGAAGCTGAAGAAATAGTCTATACAGAACTTGAAAAAAACATTTTAAAGTATAATTTAACAGCTTTAAAAGGATATATGCCGCTTGGGAGCAATGGTGAATACCGGGGACTGACCGATGAGGAATCCCTAAAAATCCTTGATATTGTTCAGAAACGCAGAGCAGAGGATAAAACAATTGTTGCCGGCTGCGGAAGGGAATCAGCCAAATCAACAGTGGATTTCATTAAAAAAGCTGCAGCCGTTGGGCTGGATTTTGCTTTTATACTCACTCCCCACTATTTTGTAAAAAATATGAGTGATGAGGCATTGTTTAAATATTTCTCATTTATTGCAGAAGCTTCACCGATTCCCATAGTAATATATAATGCACCCAAATTTGCTTTTAACCTGCTTATTTCTGCAGAGCTGATGAGCAGACTTGCAGTTCATCCGAATATCATCGCTATGAAGAATTCATCATTTCATCCTACTGCTGATTATAAAAAACATATTCCGGAAGGAACAGATTTTTATCTGCTTGCAGGTAATGTCAAGACTTTTTATTGCGGACTGCAGAGCGGCGCCATCGGAGCAGTTTTATCAACAGCCAGCTATCTGCCTGAATACTGTTGCAGACTATACCAGTTATATGTTGAGAAAAAATATGATGAGGCAGAAGATCTGAGTAATTTCTTAATAGATTTGTCTGAGAATACTGTGGGCAGACTGGCAGTTCCGGGAGTCAAATTCGGAATGGATTACAGGGGTTTTTTCGGGGGCAGCCCCAGACTTCCTCTTCTTCCAATAAGTCCTGAAGAACGGAAGCATGTTGCTGATTATTTTAAAAGTCACGGAATAACAAAATTTAAATAA
- the tig gene encoding trigger factor — protein sequence MSYSIKSQEKLEKNKVKLKVEVSDGYFKKSLGKAYRDISGKAKIPGFRKGRIPYEIIDINYGKEYVLAEAANISISELYPEIIESSDIKPIDYPKVDIDGEILENKPVNFLITVDVEPEAELANYKGIKAKGLPTEVEEEEVDAQIENLRNRFASLEPIDEKEVSRNRDIATIDFKGTIDGKEFEGGSYNDFILDIGAGRLYKEIEKALVGLKKGEEKTVNVKMPKEIENKEIAGKKAEFNLKIKEIKRKILPEVDAEFLKNMGDFENVEALREFIKTNIKEQKENARQNKIFSDIVEYLIANSKIDIPKIMIENEVKELKHDFDHKLEDQKITKDQYLSYFNITEEKFESDFEQRALNNVKEYIIFNTLENKLRKEIEPNDKEIEEEKERIIKNSTKAEDKKKLEDYFKTPTGEKNIKSSIRRKKLVDILIKNAKIKEISAEELKKQSKLQKNPKKSEQKKSEQEEPKHKKSEQKKSEQEKSEKKEPATKETGNK from the coding sequence TTGAGTTACAGCATCAAGAGCCAGGAAAAGCTGGAGAAAAATAAAGTAAAGCTGAAAGTAGAGGTTTCTGACGGTTATTTCAAAAAATCATTAGGGAAAGCCTATAGGGATATTTCTGGAAAGGCTAAGATTCCCGGTTTTAGAAAAGGAAGAATACCTTATGAGATCATAGATATTAATTACGGAAAAGAGTATGTTCTGGCAGAAGCTGCAAATATCTCCATCTCTGAACTCTATCCGGAAATCATTGAAAGTTCTGATATCAAACCGATAGACTATCCCAAAGTTGACATAGACGGAGAGATACTTGAAAACAAACCTGTTAATTTTTTGATAACAGTAGATGTTGAGCCAGAGGCAGAACTTGCTAATTACAAAGGAATAAAAGCAAAAGGCCTTCCTACAGAAGTTGAAGAAGAAGAAGTAGATGCACAGATTGAAAATCTCAGAAACCGGTTTGCCTCACTTGAACCGATTGATGAAAAAGAAGTTTCCCGGAACAGAGATATTGCAACGATAGATTTTAAAGGCACTATTGACGGAAAAGAATTTGAAGGAGGCAGCTATAATGATTTCATTCTTGATATAGGAGCCGGCAGGCTTTATAAAGAAATCGAAAAAGCTCTTGTAGGTCTTAAAAAAGGTGAAGAGAAAACTGTAAACGTAAAGATGCCCAAAGAAATAGAAAATAAGGAAATTGCAGGCAAAAAAGCTGAATTCAATCTTAAAATAAAGGAAATCAAGAGAAAAATCCTCCCGGAAGTAGATGCAGAATTCCTTAAAAATATGGGTGATTTTGAGAATGTCGAAGCTTTAAGAGAATTTATAAAAACAAACATTAAAGAGCAAAAAGAAAATGCAAGACAGAACAAGATTTTTTCGGATATAGTTGAATATCTTATCGCAAATTCAAAGATAGATATTCCAAAGATCATGATTGAGAATGAAGTAAAAGAACTTAAACATGATTTTGACCACAAACTTGAGGATCAGAAAATAACGAAGGATCAGTATCTGTCCTATTTCAATATTACAGAAGAAAAATTTGAAAGTGATTTTGAACAGAGAGCATTAAACAATGTAAAAGAATATATAATATTTAACACTCTTGAGAACAAGCTTAGAAAAGAAATTGAACCGAATGACAAAGAAATAGAAGAAGAAAAAGAAAGAATCATAAAGAATTCAACCAAAGCGGAAGACAAAAAAAAGCTTGAGGATTATTTCAAAACACCGACAGGTGAAAAGAATATAAAAAGCTCAATCAGAAGAAAAAAACTGGTGGACATACTTATTAAAAATGCAAAAATAAAAGAAATAAGTGCTGAAGAATTAAAAAAACAGTCAAAGCTTCAAAAAAATCCGAAGAAGTCGGAACAGAAAAAGTCGGAGCAGGAGGAACCGAAACATAAAAAGTCAGAACAGAAAAAGTCGGAACAGGAGAAATCAGAGAAAAAGGAACCGGCAACAAAAGAAACCGGTAACAAATAA
- a CDS encoding polysaccharide deacetylase family protein, which translates to MKKMLKYLLVFIIIFSFVFSMQVGTVSAATKSQATEFVTRLYRIVLEREPDEAGLQANAGKILSKKGTGALLVSDFFFSPEFMAKNKNNRDFVTFLFRACFNREPDDSSNNWISMLDKGYSRNFVLANFVNAAEFKNLCAGYGVKQGYIDPGSAPQITVSHIPIIGLHGIENQPSGRYEISASAFDFLCGTLKHMGYETITLNDLYNHYAKGTKLPAKPVIITSDDGYQNMYTVAFPILKKYKYKMTVFLISSYIGDSNSSRRNNDFDSGIKGIAVRPMLIWPEVSQMNRYGCEFQSHSWSHSIMKDIPLEAAKNELIQSKKDIEMHTGKPVIFIAWPHSATSNEVIGLLGQSGYVGALYWGGGVQSLSSIDFARLNRVQIVAEISPEAYGKVLGLQ; encoded by the coding sequence ATGAAAAAGATGCTAAAATATCTACTGGTTTTTATTATTATTTTTTCTTTTGTTTTTTCAATGCAGGTCGGTACGGTTTCTGCGGCAACGAAATCTCAGGCTACAGAATTTGTTACAAGACTTTACAGGATCGTTCTTGAAAGAGAACCTGATGAAGCAGGACTGCAGGCAAATGCTGGAAAGATACTGTCAAAAAAAGGAACAGGTGCTCTTCTTGTATCTGATTTCTTCTTCAGTCCTGAATTTATGGCAAAAAATAAAAACAACAGGGATTTTGTAACCTTTCTTTTCAGGGCATGTTTTAACAGAGAGCCTGATGATTCATCAAATAACTGGATAAGCATGCTTGATAAAGGATACTCAAGGAATTTTGTTCTTGCCAATTTTGTCAATGCTGCCGAGTTTAAGAATCTGTGCGCCGGCTACGGAGTAAAACAGGGCTATATAGATCCGGGTTCAGCTCCACAGATAACGGTATCACACATACCCATAATAGGACTTCACGGAATCGAGAACCAGCCGAGCGGAAGATATGAAATCAGTGCAAGCGCTTTTGATTTTCTGTGTGGAACCCTAAAACATATGGGATATGAAACAATAACTTTAAATGACTTATATAATCATTATGCAAAGGGAACCAAACTTCCGGCAAAACCTGTTATCATCACATCAGATGACGGATATCAGAACATGTACACAGTTGCCTTTCCGATTTTAAAGAAATACAAATACAAAATGACGGTTTTTCTTATCAGCAGTTACATAGGAGACTCAAACTCTTCAAGGAGAAATAATGATTTTGATTCAGGCATAAAAGGAATTGCAGTCAGACCCATGTTAATATGGCCTGAAGTAAGCCAGATGAACAGATATGGCTGCGAATTCCAGTCTCATTCGTGGTCCCACAGCATCATGAAAGACATTCCGCTTGAAGCAGCAAAAAATGAACTCATACAATCCAAAAAAGATATAGAAATGCACACAGGCAAGCCAGTAATATTTATTGCCTGGCCCCATAGCGCAACTTCCAATGAAGTAATAGGTCTTCTCGGGCAGTCTGGTTATGTCGGCGCCTTATATTGGGGTGGCGGTGTTCAGAGTCTTTCATCAATTGATTTTGCAAGATTAAACAGGGTTCAAATTGTCGCAGAAATATCCCCTGAAGCATATGGAAAAGTTCTTGGGCTGCAATAA
- a CDS encoding AAA family ATPase, with amino-acid sequence MNKYIESETLELKSKYTDSSVRDIVAFLNSSGGTIYFGIADDGSIKGVEKIDETLRKIADIVSSQIEPNPADLISTRIIYEESKPIVEVVVSKGFFPLYCIKKYGFSQVGCPIRIGTSCKEMEPAQIQARYQKRFESSRDYMTAIPVRYGVISFNTLQIALSNQGYHINRNAFETNYSLRNKDGDYNLLAGLLSDQNIISLIIVKFRGKDKSSISERTDFGRTSLITAYYNMKNRLISENICMSDTTFRPRKDTYLYDIDAVDEALINALVHNDWSISEPLVSMFNDRLEIISYGGLPYKQTKEQFLKGVSIPRNSALMRIFQDLDITEHTGHGIPKIVECYGREVFDIADNYINVIIPFDPTVRDNHGSISGNIIGDISVSINQNLTDGERAVLELLVFNPKTTQTQAATTIGVSKRTASRVFASLRERGYIVREGSNKNGIWKVLKS; translated from the coding sequence ATGAACAAATATATTGAATCGGAGACTCTTGAACTGAAAAGCAAATATACAGACAGCTCTGTTCGTGATATTGTCGCATTTTTAAACTCATCCGGAGGCACTATATATTTTGGTATAGCTGATGATGGCTCCATTAAGGGTGTAGAAAAAATTGATGAGACACTCCGAAAAATTGCTGATATCGTTTCCTCGCAGATAGAGCCTAATCCTGCCGATTTAATCAGTACCAGAATAATATACGAAGAATCAAAGCCGATTGTTGAAGTCGTTGTTTCAAAAGGCTTCTTTCCTTTATACTGCATCAAAAAGTACGGTTTCTCACAAGTGGGCTGCCCCATAAGAATCGGCACCAGTTGCAAGGAAATGGAGCCGGCTCAGATTCAAGCGCGTTATCAAAAAAGATTTGAGTCTTCCAGAGACTATATGACCGCAATACCGGTCAGATATGGAGTTATTTCTTTTAACACGCTACAGATAGCGCTCTCAAATCAAGGCTATCACATAAACAGAAATGCATTCGAAACAAACTATAGTCTAAGAAATAAGGATGGAGATTACAATTTGTTGGCTGGATTGCTTTCCGACCAAAACATAATTTCCCTCATCATCGTGAAATTTCGAGGAAAAGATAAATCATCAATATCCGAAAGAACAGATTTTGGCCGAACATCACTGATAACGGCATATTACAATATGAAGAACCGTCTGATTTCCGAAAATATTTGTATGAGCGATACGACGTTCCGCCCGAGAAAAGATACCTACTTGTATGACATAGATGCAGTTGATGAAGCTCTAATTAATGCGTTGGTACACAATGATTGGTCGATAAGTGAACCACTGGTTTCTATGTTCAACGACAGACTTGAAATAATTTCCTATGGAGGACTTCCCTACAAGCAAACAAAAGAGCAATTTCTTAAAGGTGTAAGTATTCCGCGCAACAGTGCTTTGATGCGCATTTTTCAAGATCTGGATATTACTGAACATACCGGGCATGGTATCCCCAAAATAGTCGAGTGCTACGGAAGAGAAGTATTTGATATTGCAGATAATTATATTAATGTGATAATACCGTTTGACCCGACTGTTCGAGATAATCATGGCAGCATAAGTGGCAATATAATTGGCGATATAAGTGTCAGTATAAATCAAAACTTAACAGATGGAGAGCGAGCGGTGCTTGAACTATTGGTATTTAATCCAAAGACAACTCAAACTCAAGCCGCAACAACAATAGGTGTATCTAAACGTACAGCTTCAAGAGTCTTCGCTTCTTTGCGAGAGAGAGGTTATATTGTACGTGAAGGCTCAAATAAAAACGGAATCTGGAAAGTACTTAAATCCTGA
- a CDS encoding ATP-dependent Clp protease proteolytic subunit, whose protein sequence is MESIKNDYLIPMVVEQTNRGERSFDIYSRLLKERIIFLGTGIDDNVANVVMAQLIHLEADDPEKDIQLYINSPGGVVTAALAIYDTMQFIKSKVSTICIGQAASAAAVLLLAGEKGKRFILPNARVLLHQPSGGFEGTAIDVEIHTKEMMRLRDSLNKIIAGHTGQDVSKVSKDTERDFILTSQEAKAYGIVDEIIFKK, encoded by the coding sequence ATGGAATCAATTAAAAATGACTATCTTATCCCAATGGTTGTTGAACAGACCAACAGAGGAGAGAGATCTTTTGACATTTACTCAAGATTACTTAAAGAAAGAATCATTTTTCTTGGGACAGGAATAGATGATAATGTTGCCAATGTGGTTATGGCGCAGCTTATCCATCTTGAAGCCGATGATCCGGAAAAGGATATACAGCTTTATATTAACAGTCCCGGGGGAGTAGTAACAGCAGCTCTGGCAATATATGATACAATGCAGTTTATTAAATCCAAAGTATCGACAATATGTATAGGACAGGCAGCAAGCGCCGCTGCAGTTCTCCTTCTTGCCGGTGAAAAAGGAAAAAGATTCATACTTCCGAATGCAAGAGTCCTTCTTCATCAGCCTTCAGGCGGATTTGAGGGAACGGCTATTGACGTAGAGATACACACAAAGGAAATGATGAGGCTTAGAGACTCGCTTAACAAAATAATTGCAGGCCATACAGGACAGGATGTCAGCAAAGTATCAAAAGACACCGAAAGGGATTTTATTTTAACTTCCCAGGAAGCAAAAGCGTACGGAATAGTTGATGAGATAATATTTAAAAAGTAA